One window of Penaeus chinensis breed Huanghai No. 1 chromosome 1, ASM1920278v2, whole genome shotgun sequence genomic DNA carries:
- the LOC125026774 gene encoding translation initiation factor IF-2-like isoform X2 produces the protein MNTERRRRKKKKKKEKKRRDCYTEINKECTMRGCAECDRHHYCSSCAADFVNFFGKCIPSHPENSLEMPYTRKTVYSPPAILETSGTPPSARGTRPSHRTAGSPRTSSAPSAGPPRAPSAGPRRPPSSGPARTSSSAPPSSPPALLNYSRPSPALRVRPRRPEEKRPCRKKAAKKDKAGKDAGRRRDWKGRKKERQNKGKKGQKARRRGCRKRIKGRTNGPKTPQNATLPRGKSSPERPDGDSLPGETPGRSPSQGPPAATTPTEAPSRHGEQPPRDEHLAERRQPPEDPPDGGRKSEPARAPMLKGLRTERIRPDRELAGHPGKGLGKGGGRSAQMAHAGHRWQGLDADTRRRARARPSSPGETPKLPSRHKRRHKHDPRRRIPPVTQAKTRLYVPSV, from the exons atgaatacagaaagaagaagaagaaaaaaaaaaaagaaaaaagaaaaaaaacgaagggactgctatacagaaataaataaag AGTGCACGATGCGGGGCTGCGCGGAGTGCGACCGACACCACTACTGCTCCTCCTGCGCCGCCGACTTCGTCAACTTCTTCGGGAAGTGCATCCCCAGCCACCCAG AGAATTCCCTCGAGATGCCTTACACGAGGAAGACTGTCTATTCCCCGCCCGCGATCCTCGAGACTTCGGGGACGCCTCCGAGTGCGAGGGGGACGCGCCCTTCGCACAGGACAGCTGGCTCCCCGAGGACGTCCTCCGCCCCGTCAGCTGGTCCTCCAAGAGCTCCGTCGGCCGGCCCCAGGAGACCTCCCTCCTCCGGGCCCGCTAGGACGTCCTCCTCGGCCCCGCCCTCCTCGCCGCCGGCCCTGCTGAACTACTCGAGGCCCTCGCCGGCGCTGCGGGTGAGGCCTCGCCGCCCGGAGGAGAAGCGGCCCTGCAGGAAGAAGGCGGCGAAGAAGGACAAGGCCGGCAAGgacgcggggaggaggagggactggaagggcaggaagaaggagaggcagaacaAGGGCAAGAAGGGCCAGAAAGCCAGGAGAAGAGGCTGCCGGAAGCGCATAAAGGGAAGGACAAACGGGCCGAAGACTCCACAAAATGCGACGCTTCCTCGGGGCAAATCTTCCCCCGAGAGGCCCGACGGCGACTCCCTGCCCGGCGAGACCCCGGGGAGAAGCCCAAGCCAGGGGCCTCCCGCGGCGACCACGCCCACTGAAGCCCCGTCGAGACACGGAGAGCAGCCTCCGCGCGACGAGCATCTGGCGGAGAGGAGGCAGCCGCCAGAAGACCCGCCTgacggggggaggaagagtgagccCGCCCGCGCGCCGATGTTGAAAGGACTCAGAACAGAGAGGATTCGGCCGGACAGGGAGCTCGCCGGACACCCGGGGAAGGGCTTGGGCAAGGGCGGAGGCCGCTCAGCGCAGATGGCGCACGCAGGACATCGGTGGCAAGGGCTGGACGCTGACACAAGGCGAAGGGCGCGAGCGAGGCCGTCTTCTCCCGGAGAGACGCCCAAACTTCCGTCCAGGCACAAAAGACGCCACAAACACGATCCGAGAAGACGTATCCCACCCGTGACACAAGCGAAAACAAGGCTATATGTACCCTCGGTGTAA
- the LOC125026774 gene encoding translation initiation factor IF-2-like isoform X1 — protein MGAPRATMLLAQMLLMNHFLAGLSHLPADPPLFANINDINSIEVDAGCPYGCVRCSAINGCLACKPPFYLLLRRDGPRQTASCTRACPKGFYKVTKKRNGFCAKCTMRGCAECDRHHYCSSCAADFVNFFGKCIPSHPENSLEMPYTRKTVYSPPAILETSGTPPSARGTRPSHRTAGSPRTSSAPSAGPPRAPSAGPRRPPSSGPARTSSSAPPSSPPALLNYSRPSPALRVRPRRPEEKRPCRKKAAKKDKAGKDAGRRRDWKGRKKERQNKGKKGQKARRRGCRKRIKGRTNGPKTPQNATLPRGKSSPERPDGDSLPGETPGRSPSQGPPAATTPTEAPSRHGEQPPRDEHLAERRQPPEDPPDGGRKSEPARAPMLKGLRTERIRPDRELAGHPGKGLGKGGGRSAQMAHAGHRWQGLDADTRRRARARPSSPGETPKLPSRHKRRHKHDPRRRIPPVTQAKTRLYVPSV, from the exons GCATCGAGGTGGACGCAGGATGCCCCTACGGCTGCGTCCGCTGCTCGGCCATCAACGGGTGTCTGGCCTGCAAGCCGCCATTCTACCTCCTCCTGCGCAGGGACGGGCCTCGGCAGACGGCGTCCTGCACGAGGGCCTGTCCCAAGGGCTTCTACAAAGTGACCAAGAAGAGGAATGGATTCTGCGCCA AGTGCACGATGCGGGGCTGCGCGGAGTGCGACCGACACCACTACTGCTCCTCCTGCGCCGCCGACTTCGTCAACTTCTTCGGGAAGTGCATCCCCAGCCACCCAG AGAATTCCCTCGAGATGCCTTACACGAGGAAGACTGTCTATTCCCCGCCCGCGATCCTCGAGACTTCGGGGACGCCTCCGAGTGCGAGGGGGACGCGCCCTTCGCACAGGACAGCTGGCTCCCCGAGGACGTCCTCCGCCCCGTCAGCTGGTCCTCCAAGAGCTCCGTCGGCCGGCCCCAGGAGACCTCCCTCCTCCGGGCCCGCTAGGACGTCCTCCTCGGCCCCGCCCTCCTCGCCGCCGGCCCTGCTGAACTACTCGAGGCCCTCGCCGGCGCTGCGGGTGAGGCCTCGCCGCCCGGAGGAGAAGCGGCCCTGCAGGAAGAAGGCGGCGAAGAAGGACAAGGCCGGCAAGgacgcggggaggaggagggactggaagggcaggaagaaggagaggcagaacaAGGGCAAGAAGGGCCAGAAAGCCAGGAGAAGAGGCTGCCGGAAGCGCATAAAGGGAAGGACAAACGGGCCGAAGACTCCACAAAATGCGACGCTTCCTCGGGGCAAATCTTCCCCCGAGAGGCCCGACGGCGACTCCCTGCCCGGCGAGACCCCGGGGAGAAGCCCAAGCCAGGGGCCTCCCGCGGCGACCACGCCCACTGAAGCCCCGTCGAGACACGGAGAGCAGCCTCCGCGCGACGAGCATCTGGCGGAGAGGAGGCAGCCGCCAGAAGACCCGCCTgacggggggaggaagagtgagccCGCCCGCGCGCCGATGTTGAAAGGACTCAGAACAGAGAGGATTCGGCCGGACAGGGAGCTCGCCGGACACCCGGGGAAGGGCTTGGGCAAGGGCGGAGGCCGCTCAGCGCAGATGGCGCACGCAGGACATCGGTGGCAAGGGCTGGACGCTGACACAAGGCGAAGGGCGCGAGCGAGGCCGTCTTCTCCCGGAGAGACGCCCAAACTTCCGTCCAGGCACAAAAGACGCCACAAACACGATCCGAGAAGACGTATCCCACCCGTGACACAAGCGAAAACAAGGCTATATGTACCCTCGGTGTAA